A stretch of the Poseidonibacter parvus genome encodes the following:
- a CDS encoding ABC transporter ATP-binding protein — MNIIEFENINIGYDYRFLVLKNINLNIKEGEHWVILGANGSGKSTLLKLISNDLYPNTHYEFKKKIFGIEKWDIFDLKKKLGIVTNELQNEFVYQARFASGYEIVRSGFFASIGKKEHHIFTKEQNEKTDEIFDYLDIKVLKDKKASLMSTGELRKCLIARALIYRPKALLLDEPTTGLDIKAQKNFLSLIKRLTSTLSIIIITHHVKEIIEDISHVALIADNCIYKQGLKKDILTSANISKVFDLDIELLSKNNKYYIKED; from the coding sequence ATGAATATAATAGAATTTGAAAATATAAATATTGGCTATGACTATAGGTTTTTAGTTTTAAAAAATATTAATTTAAATATTAAAGAGGGAGAACATTGGGTTATATTAGGTGCAAATGGTTCTGGTAAATCAACTTTATTAAAACTAATATCAAATGATTTATATCCTAATACTCATTATGAATTTAAGAAAAAAATATTTGGAATAGAAAAATGGGATATTTTTGATTTAAAGAAAAAACTTGGAATAGTTACAAATGAACTACAAAACGAGTTTGTATATCAAGCTAGATTTGCCAGTGGTTATGAAATTGTACGTTCTGGTTTTTTTGCAAGTATTGGTAAAAAAGAACATCATATTTTTACTAAAGAACAAAATGAAAAAACAGATGAAATTTTTGACTACTTAGATATAAAAGTTTTAAAAGATAAAAAGGCTTCTTTAATGTCAACGGGAGAACTTCGTAAATGTCTAATAGCAAGAGCTTTAATTTATAGACCAAAAGCTTTATTACTTGATGAGCCTACAACAGGACTTGATATAAAAGCACAAAAGAATTTTTTATCATTAATTAAAAGATTAACTTCAACATTAAGTATTATTATAATTACTCACCATGTTAAAGAAATTATTGAAGATATAAGTCATGTCGCTCTTATTGCTGACAATTGTATTTATAAACAAGGTTTAAAAAAAGATATTTTAACAAGTGCTAATATCTCAAAAGTTTTTGATTTAGATATTGAACTCTTGTCAAAAAATAATAAATATTATATAAAAGAAGATTAA
- a CDS encoding DMT family transporter: MKNDIKNQKIAYIHALIAVFLWSTVASVFKISLQTLSVAQLVFYAVLTSTIVLLIIVLIKKQLKQVLIHFKQNYKLIILLGILNPFLQYILLFKAYDLLPVQEAQTINFTWALMLTYLSIPLLGHKPKLSDFIAGFICYFGVLIIATKGNPLSLDFSNTYGVILALLTTVVWSLYWIYNTKVKVEPVVGLFSSFIVGLPLVLIYYLYMEDFSIPDIKGLLGATYIGLFEMSITFMFWLSAMKLTTSTSKIANLIFIAPFLSLIFIYFLVGEAILFSTIIGLVLIVIGLLVQQGKSLTQKIKK; encoded by the coding sequence ATGAAAAATGACATTAAAAATCAGAAGATAGCTTATATTCACGCACTAATTGCAGTGTTTTTATGGTCAACTGTTGCAAGTGTATTTAAAATAAGCCTTCAAACCTTAAGTGTAGCACAGCTAGTTTTCTATGCTGTTCTTACTTCAACTATAGTTTTATTAATTATTGTATTAATAAAAAAACAGTTAAAACAAGTACTTATACATTTTAAACAAAATTATAAACTTATTATTCTATTAGGAATACTAAATCCATTCTTACAATATATATTATTGTTTAAGGCATATGATCTTTTACCAGTTCAAGAAGCACAAACTATAAATTTTACTTGGGCATTAATGTTGACATATCTTTCAATACCTTTATTAGGTCACAAACCAAAGCTTAGTGATTTTATTGCAGGATTTATATGTTATTTTGGAGTTTTGATTATTGCAACAAAGGGAAATCCTTTATCATTAGACTTCTCAAATACATATGGTGTTATCTTAGCACTATTAACTACAGTAGTATGGTCTTTATATTGGATATATAATACAAAAGTAAAAGTAGAACCAGTTGTTGGTCTCTTTTCTAGTTTTATAGTTGGTTTACCCTTAGTTTTAATTTATTACTTATATATGGAAGATTTTTCTATACCGGATATAAAGGGGTTATTAGGAGCGACTTATATAGGGTTATTTGAAATGAGTATAACTTTTATGTTTTGGTTAAGTGCAATGAAATTAACTACTTCTACATCAAAAATTGCTAATTTAATATTTATAGCACCATTTTTATCATTAATATTTATTTACTTTTTAGTGGGAGAAGCAATTTTATTTTCTACTATTATTGGTTTAGTATTAATTGTAATTGGTTTATTAGTGCAACAAGGTAAATCATTAACACAGAAGATTAAAAAATAA
- a CDS encoding dihydrodipicolinate synthase family protein, with product MPAVFTWLKESESGALEIDFEETQRQAEYVLKAQGKGGSRMGGLVASGTLGENSYLSNEQRLSLLKSLSEVAKKYSVPLISGAVAETKEEIAKIIAGLATVGVDTVMVMPPKTLAVPSDEDMYAYYALAATAAKEAGITIMPYNNPDAAGYHAISTDTLIKLADLPEVVALKISSIDVSIIETLLLENKDLKILAGVDTVTVYAGLAGACGGITGVGTVFPKASVTMQEYVLKGEWAQALKVSQAMNSISYLDGQPLLMEYLKFAMGIHHNDSVGGLRTLGKKLTRDQIEDVRARYILAKERVEALGLLD from the coding sequence ATGCCGGCCGTGTTTACATGGCTAAAAGAATCAGAATCTGGTGCCCTTGAAATTGACTTTGAAGAAACACAAAGACAGGCTGAATATGTTTTAAAAGCTCAAGGAAAGGGAGGAAGTAGAATGGGAGGACTTGTGGCTTCTGGTACTTTAGGTGAGAATAGTTACCTAAGTAACGAACAGCGTCTCTCACTACTTAAATCCCTTTCTGAAGTTGCTAAAAAATATAGTGTTCCCTTGATCAGTGGAGCTGTGGCAGAAACTAAAGAAGAGATTGCTAAAATCATTGCAGGACTAGCAACTGTTGGTGTGGATACGGTTATGGTTATGCCTCCAAAAACTTTAGCAGTTCCTTCTGATGAAGATATGTATGCGTACTATGCTCTTGCTGCAACAGCTGCAAAAGAGGCAGGCATAACAATTATGCCTTATAACAACCCTGATGCAGCAGGATATCATGCAATCTCAACAGATACTCTTATTAAACTTGCTGATCTACCTGAAGTAGTTGCTCTTAAAATATCGTCTATAGATGTTTCAATTATTGAAACACTGTTGTTAGAGAACAAAGATTTAAAAATTTTGGCAGGTGTTGATACTGTAACTGTATATGCTGGACTTGCTGGAGCATGCGGTGGGATTACAGGTGTAGGTACTGTCTTCCCAAAAGCTAGTGTTACTATGCAGGAGTATGTTTTAAAAGGAGAATGGGCCCAGGCTCTAAAAGTTTCTCAGGCTATGAACTCTATTTCATATCTTGATGGTCAGCCGCTGCTTATGGAATACCTTAAGTTTGCAATGGGAATTCACCATAATGATTCTGTTGGAGGACTTCGTACTCTTGGTAAGAAATTAACTCGTGATCAAATTGAAGATGTTCGAGCAAGGTATATTCTAGCAAAAGAAAGAGTTGAAGCATTGGGTTTATTAGATTAA
- a CDS encoding aldehyde dehydrogenase (NADP(+)), producing the protein MSIHGKNFIGNELSAKGDKTSKLYDINSNEALDGEFFHATTVEVDEALVKANKAFIEYKQTSQLHRAEFLETIASEIMNLGDELILRTMTESNLPRPRIEGERGRTIGQIKMFANLLKDGSWVEASIDEALPERTPLPRNDLRKMLRPLGVVSVFEASNFPLAFACAGGDTASALAAGCPVIVKAHSSHSGTSELIAGAIIKAVEKCNMPNGTFSMVHGSGRTVGQQIVLNEAVQAVGFTGSTYAGMELFKLANSRKQPIPVFAEMGSVNPCLFLPSSLNDTKKLAATYAFSITLGAGQFCTNPGLIIALKDEKLEAFKKDLKDEISKVKPATMLSKGIQEAYEKNKDEAISQDGMTVIAEAFEDNLASEGKPVVASVEASTFISNPKLQEEVFGPYSLLVECNDINELDQVIASLEGQLTATVMGEESEMSSYENQILNLENKCGRILFNGVPTGVEVCASMQHGGPFPAATDARFTSVGTGAIKRFVRPVCFQDCPSFLLPLELQDGNPLGILRIVNDKYTKSSL; encoded by the coding sequence TTGAGTATACACGGTAAAAACTTTATTGGAAATGAATTATCAGCTAAGGGTGATAAGACGAGTAAGTTATATGATATTAATAGTAATGAAGCACTAGATGGTGAATTCTTTCATGCAACGACTGTAGAGGTTGATGAAGCTTTAGTTAAAGCTAATAAAGCTTTTATTGAGTATAAACAAACTTCTCAATTACATCGAGCAGAATTCTTAGAAACAATTGCATCAGAAATTATGAATTTAGGTGATGAATTAATCCTAAGAACAATGACTGAGTCAAATCTTCCAAGACCTAGAATCGAAGGAGAGAGAGGACGAACTATAGGGCAAATTAAAATGTTTGCTAACTTACTAAAAGATGGTTCATGGGTTGAAGCATCAATTGATGAAGCACTGCCAGAACGAACACCACTTCCAAGAAATGATTTAAGAAAGATGTTAAGACCTCTTGGTGTTGTATCTGTATTTGAAGCAAGTAACTTTCCTTTAGCTTTTGCTTGTGCAGGAGGAGATACCGCTTCAGCTTTAGCAGCAGGTTGTCCAGTTATTGTAAAGGCACACTCTTCTCATAGTGGCACATCTGAATTAATTGCAGGTGCAATTATAAAAGCAGTTGAAAAATGTAATATGCCAAATGGTACATTCTCAATGGTTCATGGATCAGGAAGAACGGTGGGGCAACAAATTGTTTTAAATGAAGCAGTACAAGCAGTTGGTTTTACAGGTTCAACATATGCTGGAATGGAATTATTCAAATTAGCGAACTCAAGAAAACAGCCAATTCCAGTATTTGCAGAGATGGGGAGTGTTAATCCTTGTTTATTTCTACCATCATCTTTAAATGATACTAAAAAACTTGCAGCTACATACGCTTTTTCTATTACATTAGGTGCTGGACAGTTTTGTACAAATCCTGGATTAATTATTGCCTTAAAAGATGAAAAATTAGAAGCATTTAAAAAAGATTTAAAAGATGAAATTTCAAAAGTAAAACCTGCAACAATGTTATCAAAAGGTATTCAAGAAGCTTATGAAAAAAATAAAGATGAAGCTATTTCTCAAGATGGTATGACAGTAATTGCAGAAGCCTTTGAAGATAATTTAGCTTCAGAAGGTAAACCTGTAGTTGCAAGTGTTGAAGCTTCAACATTTATTTCAAATCCTAAGCTTCAAGAAGAAGTTTTTGGTCCTTATTCTTTATTAGTAGAATGTAATGATATTAATGAATTAGATCAGGTAATTGCATCTTTAGAAGGGCAATTAACAGCAACGGTAATGGGTGAAGAAAGCGAAATGTCTTCATATGAAAATCAGATTTTAAATTTAGAAAATAAGTGTGGAAGAATTTTATTTAATGGCGTTCCAACGGGTGTTGAGGTTTGTGCTTCAATGCAACATGGTGGTCCATTCCCAGCTGCAACTGATGCTAGATTTACATCAGTAGGAACTGGAGCTATTAAAAGATTTGTACGACCTGTTTGTTTTCAAGATTGTCCAAGTTTTTTGCTTCCTTTAGAACTTCAAGATGGAAATCCATTAGGAATTTTAAGAATTGTAAATGATAAGTACACAAAGAGTTCATTATGA
- a CDS encoding ornithine cyclodeaminase family protein — MRFIDKEEIAKALDYPSLIEALRNAFISDIKVPPRHHHDFKNPKEGMDSTLLLMPAWEESESIGVKIVTVSPNNTKYNLPAIQGLYLLMDAQKGTIEALLEGKTLTVKRTAASSALASSYLSRKDSSSILIIGTGALSSELIKAHASVRDIKDVYIWGRDKSKALKIVDELKDDFNIKAVDNIEDEISNVDIISCATLSVEPLVFGKFLKAGQHVDLVGAYKPNMREADDELIKTVDIYIDTNMAKKETGDIKIPLDTNVISEDDIKADLFELTREIKEGRTSDSSITLFKSVGHGLEDLAAAKLVKEKLS; from the coding sequence ATGAGATTTATAGATAAAGAAGAAATTGCAAAAGCACTTGATTATCCATCATTAATAGAAGCATTAAGAAATGCTTTTATTTCTGATATTAAAGTGCCACCAAGACATCATCATGATTTTAAAAACCCAAAAGAGGGTATGGATTCAACACTACTTCTAATGCCTGCATGGGAAGAGAGTGAATCTATTGGTGTAAAAATTGTAACAGTTAGTCCTAATAATACTAAATATAATTTACCTGCTATTCAAGGTTTATACTTATTAATGGATGCACAAAAAGGAACAATTGAAGCTTTACTAGAAGGTAAAACTTTAACAGTTAAAAGAACAGCAGCATCATCTGCATTAGCTAGTTCGTATCTTTCAAGAAAAGATTCAAGTTCTATATTAATAATTGGAACTGGAGCATTAAGTTCTGAGTTAATTAAAGCACACGCAAGTGTAAGAGATATAAAAGATGTTTATATTTGGGGTAGAGATAAATCTAAAGCCTTAAAGATTGTAGATGAATTAAAAGATGATTTTAATATTAAAGCAGTTGATAATATTGAAGATGAAATTTCCAATGTAGATATCATTTCTTGTGCAACACTTAGTGTGGAACCTTTAGTTTTTGGTAAATTTTTAAAAGCAGGACAACATGTAGATTTAGTTGGTGCATATAAGCCTAATATGAGAGAAGCTGATGATGAGCTAATTAAAACTGTTGATATTTATATTGATACTAATATGGCTAAAAAAGAAACGGGAGATATTAAAATACCACTGGATACAAATGTAATTAGTGAAGATGATATTAAAGCTGATTTATTTGAATTAACAAGAGAGATAAAAGAAGGAAGAACATCTGATTCTTCGATTACTTTATTTAAATCTGTTGGTCATGGACTAGAAGATTTGGCAGCTGCTAAATTAGTAAAAGAAAAATTGAGTTAA
- a CDS encoding 4-hydroxyproline epimerase, with protein MSCKTFFCVDAHTCGNPVRVICGGAPLLKGANMSEKRQHFLREFDWIRKGLMFEPRGHDMMSGTIIFEPSSDEFDVSILFIETSGCLPMCGHGTIGTVTVLIEKEIVTPKVEGTLRIETPAGLVVATYTRDDKNRVKSVKIVNIASFLHSEKLEIESSTLGKLTVDVAYGGNFYAIVDPQENFTGIEDFKAAELIAMSAELRERLNEKYSFVHPLNETINGLSHIEWTGKTIDESSSARNAVFYGEKAIDRSPCGTGTSARMAQWYSKGKLNKNEDFIHESFIGSKFIGRIEEEVTLGSYKAIIPSIEGWAKITGLNTITIDDDDPYAHGFVVI; from the coding sequence ATGTCTTGTAAAACATTTTTTTGTGTTGATGCACACACTTGTGGTAATCCTGTAAGAGTTATTTGTGGGGGAGCACCTCTGTTAAAAGGTGCAAATATGAGCGAAAAAAGACAACATTTCTTAAGAGAGTTTGATTGGATTAGAAAAGGTTTAATGTTTGAACCTCGTGGTCATGACATGATGAGTGGAACAATAATTTTTGAACCATCAAGTGATGAATTTGATGTATCTATTTTATTTATAGAAACAAGTGGATGCTTACCTATGTGTGGACATGGAACGATAGGAACAGTTACTGTTTTAATTGAAAAAGAGATAGTAACTCCTAAAGTTGAAGGTACTTTAAGAATTGAAACTCCCGCTGGTTTAGTGGTCGCTACTTATACAAGAGATGATAAAAATAGAGTTAAATCTGTAAAAATTGTAAATATTGCCTCTTTTTTACACTCAGAGAAACTTGAAATAGAATCATCAACATTAGGAAAACTTACTGTTGATGTAGCTTATGGTGGAAACTTTTATGCAATTGTGGATCCTCAAGAAAACTTCACTGGAATTGAAGATTTTAAAGCTGCTGAATTAATTGCAATGAGTGCAGAATTAAGGGAAAGATTAAATGAAAAATATTCATTTGTTCATCCTTTAAATGAAACGATAAATGGTTTATCTCATATTGAATGGACAGGTAAAACTATTGATGAAAGTTCAAGTGCAAGAAATGCAGTTTTTTATGGTGAAAAAGCAATAGATAGATCTCCTTGTGGAACTGGTACAAGTGCTAGAATGGCACAGTGGTATTCAAAAGGTAAATTAAACAAGAATGAAGATTTTATTCATGAAAGTTTTATTGGTTCAAAATTTATTGGAAGAATAGAAGAAGAAGTTACTTTAGGCTCATATAAAGCAATAATACCTTCAATTGAAGGTTGGGCAAAAATCACTGGTTTAAATACCATAACTATTGATGATGATGATCCATATGCCCATGGGTTCGTGGTGATTTAA
- a CDS encoding NAD(P)/FAD-dependent oxidoreductase, with translation MKNEIAIIGGGISGICSAYYLHKSGHKVTVFDANEIGTQCSSGNAGLIVPSHFETLSNPGILKKGFKWMLNPNSPFFLKPSLDLELITWLFKFNTFCTKKHVENNKHFLRDINLYSLSLYKDLLEDNNIDFDLKQSGLLMLCKEEKTLKEEELIVNEAISLGLDAKVLNKDELKILEPNASFDVLGATYFKDDSKIQPYDFIMAMKKYLEKNGVKFFENCLIDDIKTNKNNITSIIDQSSVAHSFDQYVFTSGIFTSKLAKKIDLNLPMEGGKGFSFISYKNEALNFSTPMILAEEKVAITPYDDYVRFGGTMMLGVNDLKINDRRINNIRKSANKYINGLDLKQNDMKDQWAGLRPCSPDGIPYIGRSEKFSNVIIATGHAMMGVSLGPATGCIIRDLINEEKTKINISKMNINRFN, from the coding sequence GTGAAAAATGAAATTGCAATAATAGGTGGAGGAATAAGTGGAATTTGTTCTGCTTATTACTTACATAAGAGTGGACATAAGGTTACAGTTTTTGATGCTAATGAAATAGGAACACAGTGTTCTTCTGGAAATGCAGGATTAATTGTTCCTAGTCATTTTGAAACTTTATCAAATCCTGGAATTTTAAAAAAAGGTTTTAAATGGATGTTAAATCCAAATTCACCATTTTTTTTAAAACCAAGTTTGGACTTAGAGTTAATTACGTGGTTATTTAAATTCAATACTTTTTGTACAAAAAAACATGTTGAAAATAATAAACATTTTTTAAGAGATATAAATTTATATAGTTTATCTTTATACAAAGATTTACTAGAAGACAATAATATAGATTTTGATTTGAAGCAAAGTGGTTTATTAATGCTTTGTAAAGAAGAAAAAACTTTAAAAGAAGAAGAACTTATTGTAAATGAAGCTATTAGTTTAGGTTTAGATGCAAAAGTTTTAAATAAAGATGAGTTAAAAATACTAGAACCAAATGCTTCTTTTGATGTACTTGGTGCTACTTATTTTAAAGATGATTCTAAGATACAGCCGTATGATTTTATTATGGCGATGAAAAAATATTTAGAAAAAAATGGTGTAAAGTTTTTTGAAAACTGCTTAATAGATGATATTAAAACAAATAAAAATAATATTACTTCAATAATTGATCAATCATCTGTTGCTCATAGTTTTGATCAGTATGTGTTTACATCAGGAATATTTACATCAAAACTTGCTAAAAAAATTGATTTAAATCTACCTATGGAAGGTGGAAAAGGTTTCTCTTTTATTAGTTATAAAAATGAAGCCTTAAACTTTTCTACACCTATGATTTTAGCGGAAGAAAAAGTTGCAATAACTCCTTATGATGATTATGTACGTTTTGGTGGAACTATGATGTTAGGTGTTAATGATTTAAAAATTAATGATAGAAGAATCAATAATATTAGAAAGTCTGCAAACAAATATATAAATGGTTTAGATTTAAAACAAAATGATATGAAAGATCAGTGGGCAGGACTTAGACCTTGTTCTCCAGATGGTATTCCATATATAGGAAGAAGCGAAAAATTTTCTAATGTAATTATTGCAACAGGGCATGCAATGATGGGTGTGTCTTTAGGTCCAGCAACGGGTTGTATTATCAGAGATTTGATAAATGAAGAAAAAACTAAAATTAATATTTCTAAAATGAATATTAATAGGTTTAATTAA
- a CDS encoding transporter substrate-binding domain-containing protein, translated as MKFINKLTIIAASVLALGATSVSADKLDKVISKGKIKCGVVLDFPPMGYRDAKNKPAGFDVEYCKDLAKSLGVKLELKSMSFAQRIPALNSGKVDVVIGSTSDTLERAKSAGFTMPYFVFKLQALVKKDSGIKEFKDLKGKKVTAALSTTPETEFMKNVKALGWDEDNYFSSKSENDTHLALSQGKADAIITTDTTIAELLKLPKYKDYVAGPFIPGFDDFVSIIVKRTEFGMINYLNLFIHQQVRSGRYAELNKQFYGNSPVRKLTVDGIYY; from the coding sequence ATGAAATTTATAAATAAATTAACAATAATAGCAGCATCAGTTTTAGCTTTAGGAGCTACAAGTGTAAGTGCAGACAAATTAGATAAGGTTATCTCAAAAGGTAAAATCAAATGTGGTGTTGTTTTAGATTTTCCTCCAATGGGATATCGAGATGCAAAAAATAAACCAGCAGGTTTTGATGTTGAATATTGTAAAGATTTAGCAAAGTCTTTAGGTGTTAAGTTAGAGCTTAAATCTATGTCTTTTGCTCAAAGAATACCTGCTTTAAATTCTGGAAAAGTTGATGTTGTTATTGGTTCAACTTCTGATACTTTAGAAAGAGCGAAATCAGCTGGTTTTACAATGCCATATTTTGTTTTCAAACTTCAAGCATTAGTTAAAAAAGATTCTGGAATTAAAGAGTTTAAAGATTTAAAAGGTAAAAAAGTTACAGCAGCACTTAGTACTACTCCTGAAACAGAATTTATGAAAAATGTAAAAGCTTTAGGTTGGGATGAAGATAATTATTTCTCATCTAAATCAGAAAATGATACTCATTTAGCACTATCTCAAGGTAAAGCAGATGCAATTATTACAACAGATACTACTATTGCAGAGTTATTAAAACTTCCTAAATATAAAGATTATGTTGCTGGTCCTTTTATTCCAGGATTTGATGATTTTGTATCAATTATTGTTAAAAGAACTGAATTTGGAATGATTAATTATTTAAATTTATTTATTCACCAACAAGTAAGATCTGGTAGATATGCAGAATTAAATAAACAATTCTATGGAAATTCTCCAGTTAGAAAATTAACAGTAGATGGAATTTATTATTAA
- a CDS encoding amino acid ABC transporter permease, giving the protein MFEFDYTFHWITVWNVLPEMLSAAVVTLEVAILSIVLGLIIAIFLSLGKESENEFARTTSIIWIEIARNTPALFQIYMAYFGLGAFGIHLSPYVAVLLALTFNNAGYLAETLRGGFASIPNTQMSASRSLGMSKLQTYWYIILPQVLRKVYHPMTNQIIWAILMTSLGTLVGMLELTGKTDQLQSLSFRTFEFYLVAAVMYFVMAKGILLASKLLSYKLFRGDA; this is encoded by the coding sequence ATGTTTGAATTTGATTACACTTTCCACTGGATTACGGTATGGAATGTACTACCTGAAATGCTTAGCGCTGCTGTAGTGACTTTAGAAGTTGCTATTTTATCTATTGTTCTTGGTCTTATCATTGCTATCTTTTTATCACTAGGAAAAGAATCAGAAAATGAGTTCGCAAGAACTACATCAATTATATGGATTGAAATTGCAAGAAATACGCCTGCGTTATTTCAAATTTATATGGCTTACTTTGGCTTAGGAGCATTTGGTATTCATTTAAGTCCTTATGTTGCTGTATTATTAGCATTAACATTTAATAATGCTGGATATTTAGCTGAAACATTAAGAGGTGGTTTTGCATCAATTCCAAATACTCAAATGTCAGCTTCAAGATCTCTAGGAATGAGTAAATTACAAACTTATTGGTATATTATATTACCTCAAGTTTTAAGAAAAGTTTATCATCCTATGACAAATCAAATAATTTGGGCAATCTTAATGACATCTCTTGGAACACTAGTTGGAATGTTAGAGTTAACAGGTAAAACTGATCAGTTACAATCTTTATCTTTCAGAACTTTTGAGTTTTATCTTGTAGCTGCGGTAATGTACTTTGTTATGGCCAAAGGAATTTTACTAGCATCAAAATTACTTTCATATAAATTATTTAGAGGAGATGCATAA
- a CDS encoding amino acid ABC transporter permease yields the protein MSNKQIKYSIYTLLIIYVIYQTVSTIQASSLTYYDLEFLLEGLMRTIYISIVSILIGTFFGIIFGYFKSNSGPISNIFLSGFLDILRSVPLIIQFILFYSFMGILEIDISVFWVGAIVLSAYTSAFVTEVVRAGIDSVPQTTRRASRSLGLSYWQDYRYIVFPLGVRTVFPAWISIVLSVIKDSALVSVIGYLELLKTTEELISKTQEALLLLLGVGFFYFIISYPISLYAAHLERKLKI from the coding sequence ATGAGTAATAAACAAATTAAATATTCTATATATACACTTCTTATAATATATGTTATTTATCAAACAGTTTCGACAATTCAAGCCTCGTCATTAACTTATTATGATTTAGAGTTTTTACTTGAAGGTTTAATGAGAACAATTTATATTTCAATTGTTTCAATTTTAATCGGAACATTTTTTGGAATTATATTTGGATACTTTAAAAGTAATTCAGGTCCAATATCAAATATATTTTTAAGTGGTTTTCTTGATATTTTAAGATCAGTTCCTTTAATTATTCAATTTATCTTATTTTATTCATTTATGGGAATTTTAGAGATTGATATTTCGGTATTTTGGGTAGGTGCAATTGTTTTATCTGCATACACTTCTGCTTTCGTAACAGAAGTAGTTCGTGCAGGAATTGATTCTGTACCTCAAACTACAAGAAGAGCATCAAGATCTTTAGGTTTATCTTATTGGCAAGATTATAGATATATAGTTTTTCCTTTAGGTGTTAGAACTGTGTTTCCAGCTTGGATAAGTATTGTTTTATCAGTTATTAAAGATTCGGCACTTGTTTCTGTTATTGGTTATTTGGAGTTATTAAAAACTACAGAAGAATTGATTTCGAAAACACAAGAAGCTTTATTATTACTATTAGGTGTTGGGTTCTTTTATTTTATTATTTCGTATCCAATTTCATTATATGCAGCACATTTAGAAAGGAAGTTAAAAATATGA